In Sphingomonas profundi, the sequence GATGGTCCTCGGCTGGCACACCCGCTGGCGGCACGAACAAGCGTTGCAGGGCACTGGCGTGATGATCGACGTTGCCGAGCCACGGCTGTCGCGTCAGGACTGTGGCGAAGTCCGCGTCACTTGGTTGAGGCGGCGTGAGCTTACGGTGGGCTTGAGCGGCGCGGGCAATCGTCAGCAGGTTGCGCCGACTCTTGTTTTCGGCCTCCGCATACACCGCCTGCTGCCCGGCGCCAACGATGTCGTCGAGCGACTCGTGCGGCCGAAGTTCGGTCGCGGCTAGATCAATCGCCTCGCGCGTGAGGGCGACGAGTTTTGCAGGCTCCGGTCCGACGATCGAACTGTTAAGGCCGCTAAACGACACGAATTCTGACAACATCCCGCTGATCCTAAAAAGAAGGGCGTCGGATCGCTTGACCCGACGCCCATTCAATGAAGTCGCCATCTGCGACTATTTGACGACTTTCAGCACGACCGGCTTGGCGCGACGGGCCTGCTCCGCCTCAAGCTTCGGCTTCACAGCAGCGGACAGCCACTCCGGCGGGAATGCCAATGCTGTCACCGGCAATGGCGGCGTGCGCCTCGGCGATTGCCGCAGGCACGGCCGTGTGCATCCACTCACTGCCCGGCGCGTGCTCGAACGCGAACAGGCTGGCGTGACCGCAATCGCGGTCACCGCGCACGATCAGCACCTCTTCGCCGCAGCTCTTGCAAAAGTAGACGAACGCAGTCACCTCTGCCCCGTCGCGCAACTCCTGCTCGGCAACGTTGAAACCGTCGGCGTTAAGCAGGGCGCCGCAAGCGGCGCGCTCCTCATAGCCGTACGCATAGATGCTCGTGCAGCAGTACCCGCGCGCCTGATGCGGGATGAGGCCTTTGGTAAGCCCATCGGTGTGGTCGCGGCCGCCAGCCGACGATGTAGCACGCTTCATATGTCTCTCCTGTGTTGGAGAGCCTGTAATAATCGAAGGCGGATCAGACCGCGCTACCATAGGCCGGACAAACCCCGACGAACGACGGTTGGGTTATTTCAGGCGGCGCTCTTGACTCTGGGGCAACTCCCGCAACGGCTGTTCTCCACCTCAACCTATGCTGGAAAGCGAGAGCGGGTTTCTACCAGCCAAGCTCCGCGTAATATTCGGCTTCCGCCAGCATGTGATACGCTTCCTCGACATTGTCGGCGATTTCTTGTCGCGTACAGTCGAAGCCCGCCGCGATAAGTACGCGATAAACGAACTCCGCGCCGACATCCTCATCAAGTGCGCAATAGCGCGCCTCTGGGGCAAACGATTCAGCTTCCACGTACCCGGTCGAGATTTTGGCCCACACACGAGCCGGCTCTACGATAAGAGCTTGGATCAGGGCCGTTGACGGGTCGAGCGCCTCGTCGCGCACGACACCCTGCTGGAGATGTTCAAGACCCTGCACAATCTGTAACGCGGCGCCGAAACCAAGCGCGCGGAAAACCATCTGAAAAGCCGGTACGCTCTGCAGACCGAACAGCTTGCGAAGCGCGACACCGGCGGCATGGTACCGCGAGACGGCTTGCAGGAGGCGACCACGCCGAGCAATGGCACTCGGCTGGCGCTCGACATTCAAGCCATCGCTCGCAGCCGGTTCGTCTTCGCACAGCATTACGATGAGCTTGGCGGTTGCCTGTACCGCCTCATGATCCTCGTTAATGCCGAGTATCGCTTTCGCTTCTCTCAAAGCATAAGCGCATGCTGCGTCGCGATCCTCATCATCGCCAACTTCGTCTAGACAAATCAATTGATAATCCGGCTTCATAAATGACCTCCGAGCTGATGGAGGCCGAAGCAACTAGGAATAATCTACCTGATGAGCACCAGCATTGGCCGGCAAAACTCCTTCAAAAAACCTCGATGTTGATTCCATCAAGGCACTTGCAAATAGAAAAGACCCGACCGTCAACAGGATCACAGGCTATAGTGCTTCAGGACCAACCTGGTCGTGGCGCGTCTGGCAGGACCATGCCGCAACCGAATTTCGGCTCGCGCCACTTCGTTTCTCGGCTCACCGATGCGAGCAACGATCCCAGCTTGCCGTTCAATCGGACTCCGGCGACTTCTAGCGCGGTCACGACAAGAACGCCTGCGCGTCCCGTCGGTATATCGTCCGCCGTTACCAACACCACTGGTTCCTCTTTTTCGTGCGTCAGGAGATACCAAAAGACGATTCGGGCAACAACGCGCGCAAACCGATCGGCTACTGGTCTTCCCCCCCCTTGCTTTTTAATCGGGGATTAAGCTTGAGATCTGCAAGTTTTGGCAGGAGGGCTTCGAGTTGAATAAGAGCCTTTTCATCATCAACAGTATTTACTAATCGAGGCCGCATCACTTCTGCGAGGTGATACTTGAATGTAGATTCTCTCGGTAGAGCATATAGCAGTCTTCGGGCTGCTGTTAGGGTTGCGCGAAGGCGGTCGTCCACGTGCTTCGCTAAAGTGTGCTCGCCCTCAGGCGACCAATCGTAGCCATATTCAGGCCAGGCGATGCTATTCGCTATGACGGTGGCCAAACGTCGAGGGTCTGCGGGGCGACTTTCGTTATGCAGCTTGCTCAAGCAAGTGGTCAACGCGGCCGCAAGCTCCTGCTCTGGGCCTGGGGTGCCGGTCTCCTCCATTTCCGATCCTGTTGCCATCTCATCCTCCATGCACTGCAAAAACCCGCGCTATCGGATTATCGTACAAGGCTGATCAAGGGCTTCAATCTTCAGGGTAAAGGAGACCGGCTACATGCCGCTCCCATCTTAGCAAAGCCTCACGCTTTTCTGGCAAATAGTCATGCCTGTTGTAAATCTTGTCGACCTTCGATCCGTCGGCATGGCAAAGAAGATGTCGTGCGGTCACTTCTGAAATTCCGAGCGCTGCAAGCCCGGAGCGACATGTGCGGCGCAGATCATGCAGCCTATATGGCGCTACGGCTGCGCCTGCCCCCCACGCCAGCCAGTTCGTCCAGTTTTGCCTTGATCTTCGCGAAATTGCTCGCCGCCGTGCGGCCGCTGGTTGTGCTGAACACGAAGCCGGTGGCATGGAGCCGGCGTAGGGGCGCCAACAGCCGCATCACCTCCGGCGGCAGCGGTAGAACATGCGCCCTATCCGACTTAACGCGCGCCCGGGGGATGGTCCACACATCGCCATCCAGCTCCTCCCAGCGCATGTTGCTCACCTCGCAGCGGCGCTGGCCGGTCGGGATCAGCATGCGGATCATGGCGTCCCACGGGCTGGGCAGATCGCCGCACGCCTTCCACACCGCCGCCAGCTCCACGTCGGTCAACACCCGCTCGCGCTCGGTGGTCTTGGCCGGCGGCCGCACGCCCACCAGCGGGTTGGCTGGCAGCAGATCGCGCTCGGCCGCGTAGTTCAGCGCCATCTTAAGGTGGCGCATCAGGTTCACCGCCGCCTGCGGCGTCTCCACCGCCACCGCGTCGATCACGGCGAGCAGCTCGCGCTTGGTCACCGCGGTGGCGATCAGCGGATGCAGCGGCATCATCTCCGGCCGGCGCAGGTTCGCGGCGATGAGCTTGTGGGACCGGGCGTTCTTGCTGATGTGCGCTATATAGGCGTCCATCACCCCGCCGAAGGTGGCAGCCCGGTCCTTGGCCGCTGCCTCGGCCGCAGCGCGCTCGGCAGCCGCCTGCTCGCGAGGATCGACGCCGTTGGCCACCTCCCGCATCACCTCCAGGGCCTGACGCCTGGCGTCGGCCAGCCCCATGACCGGATACCGCCCGAGGGTGACCCGCTGCACCCGGGTCTGCACCCGCATCACCAGCGACCATGTCTTGGCGCCGGTCACCGTCACGCGCAGGTAGAGGCCGGGGCAGAGCAGGTCGGCAACCTCGCGCCGGCCGGCGGCGGGGAGGGACGCGGACTGGACCCAGCGGTTCGTTAGTTTGACTTTCTCCAAGACGAGTACCGTGTTTATAGTTGCGGGGTAACACCCGGGGTAACAAATAACCGCGCTCCCCTGGCAAGCGCTGCAACATAATGGCACAATACTCGCTTGACAAACGCGTAGACGGGGGCTGTATGGTGTCTATGGCACGCCGCTAGTAGGCCTCAGCTAACCTTGCCAAGGTTGGGGTCGAGGGTTCGAATCCCTTCGCCCGCTCCAGTTTAGTATCAGATTCAAAAAAGTTAGCGGCGGACTGCGTGGGCCGGGCGCCCGATTGTTTGCCCGGGTTAACGCTGGGGTAACTCAGAGTGGTTGGCTGGGCTGGGGCTGACCTAGCGGCCGGCGAAGCCTGTTCGGCTGCAATAGAAGGCGGCGGTCCTCACCGCTTCGCCAGCCGCGCCGGCGGCGATCAGCGCGCGGCGGCGTGCGCCGATCGACTCGTAGGTGTCGGCATGGCACAGCCGCACGGCTTGGTGACCGGCGATGTCGCCGCTGGGATGTGGCGATGGACTGGAATTGAGGTCCGCCACTTCCTCACCGTCGCGCGTACCGGCAGCAGCTTGGCCGCCGGCAGGCCGCTGCGTGTTAGCCAGCCGACCGCCGACCGCCGCCCGGCGCTTCGGAGCGGGCCCTCGGCCCCGCACTGCTCGAACGGCGGCGGCCGGCTATCGCCTCACCGCGCCACAGGCTGTGGTTCGCCGAACGCATGCCGCGAGCCACTATCGCAACCTCCGCCGATCGGGGGACGCCCTCATCCGAACTGCGAACCGCATCCTCAGGATCTACGAGCGGGATGCTGTCGCGGCGGGAGGGTCAGCGAACGGCACGAGGAACGCAGCCACATTGTGGCCCAGTTCCGAAGTGGCGTAGCCGCCTTCCATGACGATCACGGTGGGCAGGTCAAGGGCCGCGATGCGCCGGCCGAGCCGGCCGAAATCGCCCCTTGCGAAGGTGAAATAGGAGATCGGATCGCCGACGAACGTATCCGCGCCGAACGACACGACGAGGAAGCGGGTGCCGTGCGCCGCGATGGCCGCTGCCGCCAAGTCGAGCGCGGGTTCGTACTCGCTCCACCCGCTGCCGCGCGGCAGCGGCAGGTTCAGCGTGGCGCCCAGCCCGGCACCTTCCCCGCGTTCGTCCGCATGGCCCCAGAAGAAGGGGTAGTCGGTCGACGGATCCGCGTGGATCGAGACGGTCAGCACATCCGGGTCGTCTAGGAAGATGTCCTGCGTGCCGTTGCCGTGATGATAGTCCACATCGAGGACCGACACCGGGCCGAGCCCGCGCGCGCGCGCCTCCGCCGCCACGATGGCCGCGTTGTTGAGGTAGCAGTAGCCGCCCATATAATCGCGCCCGGCATGATGGCCGGGCGGACGGCACAGGGCGAAGGCGCGGCCGTGCGGATCGGCCGCCATGTCGTCGAGCGCGGTCAGCGCCGTCTGCGCCGACCAGTAGGCCGCCGTCCACGTACCGGCGGAGATCGGCGTGCCGGCATCGTAGCTGTAGCGCCCCAGCCGGGCGTCGATGCGGCGGAGGTCCAGCGGCCGTCGCCCTACCACCGGCCAGGTGTAGCCGACGGCATCGCCCTCGCGACCGGCGGCCACCCAGTCGCGATGCGCCACTGCCAGGAAATCGAGATAGGCGGGATCGTGCACCGCCGCGATCGGGGCCATCCCCAGGTCGCGCGCCGGGCGGGTGGGCCCGATCGCCGCCAGGATCGTCTCGGCCCGCGCGGGCGTCTCGTTATAGGTCGCCCACCCGCCATTGTGCATCTCGCGCTCCGGCGCGTGCGCCAGCTGGCGCGGATCGAAGACGGCAATCATGCGAACCGCCCCTCCACGCAGCCCTGGGCGAAGGCGTAGAAGCGCGCCATCCTGCGATTCTGCTCGTCGCGCCCGGCGCTGCCCTGATGCCCGGCCGTCATGTCGGTCAGCAGCATCGCCGGATGGGTCGAGGTCGATTGCGCGCGCACCTCGGCCACCAGCTTGGCCGGTTCCCAGTAGCCGACGCGGTCGTCCTTCAGCCCGGCTGTCGTGAGCAGCGGCGGATAGGCGGCGCGCTTCACATTTTCGTAGGGGGATATCGTCGCCATGTAGTCGTAGTCCTCGGTGCTCGCCAGCGGATCGCCCCAGTCCGGGCGGAACAGCGGCACCAGCGGGTGGTCGGGGTCGCTCATCGTGTTGAGCATGTCGACGAACGGCACCTGCGCGATCACGCCGGCCCACAGGTCGGGCGCGGCGTTCATCGACCCGCCGACCAGCAACCCGCCCGCCGACAGCCCATAGGACACGACCTTGTCGCGCGCGGCGTGCCCCGTGGCGATCAGGTGGCGCGCGCACGCGACGAAATCGCCGAAGCTGTTATGCTTGGCGTGCCGCCGCCCGTCCAGGAACCAGCGCCGCCCCTTCTCCGATCCGCCGCGGACATGGGCGATGGCATAGGCCCAGCCCTGTTCCACCAGTACCGTGGGCGCCACGTCGAACACGGCCTCGCTGGACAGGCCGTAAGCGCCGTAGCCGTAGATCAATAGCGGGGCCGTGCCATCCGCGCCGGCGCCCTTGCGGGTGAGCAAGGTGATCGGCACCTGCGCGCCATCCGGCGCGGTGGCGAACAACCGGCGCACGTCCAGGCGCGCCGGATCTAAGCCGGCGATCCGTTGCGCCGCGACGACCGTGGAGCGTCCGCTGGCCAGATCGACATCGCGCCAGACGGGCGGGGTGGAAGGGCTCTCCACCACCGCGCGGACCGTGGCGCCGTCATGGTCCTGCCCCGCCGGCACGGTGAGGGCGTAGGCGTCGCCAGCGATCGCCACCTGCGTCTCGGCCCCGTTCGGGGCGGTCAGCACCATGCGGGGCAGCACGTCGCGCCGCTCCAACCGAACCAGCGCGCGGCGGAACGAGACCATCTGCAAGATCTGGATGCCGGGCCGGTGAGGCACCAGATCGCCCCGCTCGGTAAAATCGGCGGGGTCTATCCGCGCGATACGGCCATCGGGCGCCGCGTCGTCCTCGATGAGGGAGACGAGGCCGCCATTCCACTCGTCGATCGTGTAGCGGCGGCCTTTCTCCCGCGCGCGGACGAGGGCGGCTGGGCCTGTCTCCCCGGCGGCGCGGATCAGGCGGACCTCGCTGGTGTCCGGCCCGGACAGGGTGATCGCGACGAACCCGTCGGCGGCGGTGCGATCGATCTGCATGAAGATCGCCGGGTCCGCCTCCTCATACACCAGCACCCGCTCGCCGCCGGCAACGGGCGTGCGGTACACGCGGGTCGGCCGGTTGCGCGCGTCGCGCCAGATCCAGAACAGCCACCGCGACGATGGCGAGAAGACGAGCCCGCCGTAACCGTAGGCATCCGTCTCCACCACGGTCCGCACCTGCCCGCCGGCGATGTCGCGCACGCAGATGCGATGGCGGTCGTTGCCGCCGATATCCTCCGCCCACGCATAGAGGCGCCCGTCCGGGCTGACCTGCTGGCCGGTGGTGCGATAATAGGCATGCCCCTGCGCGCGCGCCGCCTCGTCCAGCAGCGTCTCGATCCTGTCCGTGCCGACGCGGCGACGCGTATAGACTGGGCGCGCGCCGTTGAACGCCGTGCCGTAAGACCAGCCGTCACGCACCAGTTCCGGCTCGGCGGCACCCACCGGCGCGCGCGCCTGCAACGCTGCGAAGAAACTCCGCTCCGCCGTGGCCACGCGGGCCAGCACCGCCTCCGCATAGGTGTTCTCGGCGAGCAGGTGCTGGCGGATGGCGATGGGCATCGTCTCGATGCTGCGCTGGCCGGTGGCGGGCACGTACTTCAGCCACGCGAACGGATCGGTGCGGGTACGGCCCAGTTGCGATCGCACCAGCGGGATGCGTGGAGTGACCGGCGGGGCGGGCAGCGGCACGTCCGCCCGCGCGGCGAAGGGCGTGATGCCGACCAGAGCGACGATGCCCGCCTGCGTGAGGAAGCGACGGCGGGCGGAATCGAAGATGGAGCGGCTCTGCGTCATCGTGTTCGGCGGTCCCTCTGGCTGGCGATCCCCGAAGTATGACCGCGCCGCGACACCGGGCAATGCCCCGTCCTGCCGCCGGCCCGCTTTGGCCCGATCGCGACGACCATCGGCCCTGGTAGCGCAATCAAGGCCCTCCACACTCCGTCAAATAACCGTAACTTCCATCAGGGACATCGATAGGGGGCAGCATTGCGCAACAATGTTTCATTCGCTGGCGTCAGCCTGGCGGTACTGGCCGTAACGATGACGATACCGTCTGCGGCGATGGCGCAGGCGGCGTCGGCGGCGGACGCGGACGGCGGCGACATCGTCGTGACGGCGACGAAGCGCAACGAGGCGGCCAGCGACATCGCCGGATCGGTCTCCGCCGTGACGGAGCGGGATCTCCAGCAACTGAACGCGCAGAGCCTGTCGGACTATATCACCCGCGTGCCCGGCGTCGTGTTCAACGATTACCAGCCCGGCGTGTCCGAGGTGGTGATCCGCGGCGTCGCCTCGACCACCTATCACGAGGCGAACCAGGCCACGACGGGCTACTATATCAACCAGATCCCGCTGGTGGAGCCGGGCTTCCCGCTCGTCATCCCCGACATTGATTCTTTCGACGTGAAGCAGGTGGAGGTTCTGCGCGGGCCGCAGGGCACGCTGTTCGGCTCCTCCTCGCTGGGCGGGGCGGTGAACTACGTCGTCAACGAGGCCGATCCGTCGGCGGTCGACGCGGGGGCGGAGGGCATCCTGTCCTCCACCCGCCGCTCCGGCGCGGCCAGCTACGCGGGCAAGGCGATGGTCAACCTGCCCATCGTGGCGGACAAGCTGGCGGCGCGGGTGGTGGCGCTGCAGCGCTACGATGCGGGCTACCTGACGAACGTGGGCACCGGCGAGAAGGGCAGCAACGACCTGCGGGTGCGCGGCCTGCGCGGCTCGATCGTCTTCACGCCGACGGAGTCGACGAAGCTCTCCGCGCTCGGTCTGTACCAGGAATATGATCTCGACGACCAGACCTACGTTCTGTTCGGCAACGGGCCGAAGACGTACGAGCGCAACACCAACGTCGACGAGTTCCAGGATACCGAGATCCAGCTCTACAGCCTGCGGCTGGACCAGGAGCTGGGCGGCGCCAGCCTCACGGCAATCGGCAGCCATACCATCAAGAAGGCAAATCTCGCCTTCGACGATTCGATCTTCGGCGGCAACGATCCGCGCACCAACACGCCGCAGCTGTCCAGCTCGGTCGGCAAGTCCACCACCAACTATGGCGAGCTGCGGCTCGCCTCCACCGGCGACGGGCCGTTCACCTGGCTGATCGGCGGCAACTACACCCGGCTGCGCTCGCGCTCGACGGACGGCGCGTTCATCGATGGGATCGGCGCCTATATCGATGCCAACCCGGCCCTGTTCGGCGGCCAGCCCGGCAGCGTGCTGGCGCCGGGGGATCTCGCCCGCCGCACGGTGGGCACCAGCCGCGTGCGCGAACTCGCCGCATTCGGTGAACTCTCCTATACCTTCGCCGACGTGCTGACGCTGACGGCAGGCGGCCGCCTGTTCGACTACAAATCGAGTCCGCGACTGCAGTTCCTGCCCAACGCCGCGCTCATAGCGCCGTTCGATTATCGACCGGGCGCGCGCAAGGAATCCGGCTTCATCCCCAAGGTGTCGCTGTCGTACAAGCCCAGCAGCCGGTTCATGGTGTACGCCCTCTACTCCGAGGGTTTCCGCATCGGCGGGATCAACACCTATGCGGTGGCCACCGGCGTGCCGCTGGAGTTCGACAGCGACTCGACGCAGAATTACGAGATCGGCACGCGGTTCGATCTGGTGCCCGGAACCATGTCGTTCGATATCGCGGCGTTCCACATCAAGTGGAACGACATCCAGTCGCGGCTGTTCACGCCCGTCACTTTCAACGCGTTCACGGTTAACGGCGGCGGGGCGAAGATCGACGGCGTGGAACTGTCGCTCACCTTCCGCCCCACGCGCAACCTCACCTACACAGCCAACGTGACCTACAACGATGCGCGTCTCTCAAGCCTGCTGCCTGACAGTTTCGCGGCGGGCGGCGGCTATGCGGCGGGCACGCGGCTGCCGGGCGCGTCGGATTGGATCATCGCCAACCAGCTCGACTTCGAGCTGCGCGATTCGCCGCTGCATCCGCGCATTGGCATCGCCCATCGCTACCTTTCAAAGGCGCCGGTGGCGTTCGGCGCGGTGCTGCAGAAAGGCGACTATAATCTGATCGACCTGAACGCCTCGCTCCGCGTGGCGGAGGGTGTGGAGGCAGGGGTGTTCGCCAAGAACCTGTTCGACAAATATGGCATCCTGAACGCGCCCTTCTCGTTCGCCGGCAGCGTCACGCGGCCGCGCACGATCGGCGCCAGCCTGCGGTTCGGGTTGCGCTAGGTTTACGGAACGCCGGTTGCGGGCGGCACGATGCGATGGCATTTTCGCGACGATCAGGATCGTTTCGTGGAGATCGGGCCTATGCATCACCTTCCCATCGCGCGAGCGGGCGGTGTACAGGGCATGACGCCGCCCGTTCGCGGGTTGACCGACGAATATGCGGCGGGCTTCACCCATCCGGTCCACACGCACGATCGGATCCAGGTGCTGTACGCCTGTTCCGGGGTGATGTCGGTCGTCACGCCGTCGATGAGCTTCGTCGTGCCGCCGCAGCGCGCCCTCTGGCTGCCGGCCGGGATGCCGCACGAGGTGGCGTGCCGGGGCGCCGTGTCCCTGCGCACGCTCTACATCGATCCGGCCTGCTACGCGCAGGCGCCGGAATGCCGGGTGATCGAGGTCGGCGACTTCCTGCGGGCGCTGATCCTGAAGGTGGTGTCGTTCGGGGACGATTATGCCATGGCCGGCCAGGCGGCACGCATAGTCGAGGTGCTGCTCGACGAGATCGCCGCGATGCCTACCGCGCCTTATGGCGCCACGATGCCGCTCGACCCGCGGCTCAAGCGCGTCTGCCGGATCATCCTGGCGAACCCGGCGGACAATCGCGATGTGGACGAGCTGGCGCGCATCGCCGGCATGGCGCGGCGCACCTTCACTCGCGCCTTCCGGCGGGAGACCGGCATGGGGCTGGCCACCTGGCGGCAGCAGGTGCGGCTGATGGAGGCGCTGTCGCTGATGGCGGCGGGGCGGCCGGTGACGGCAATCGCCTTCGATGTCGGCTATGACAGCCCCAGTGCCTTTACCGCGATGTTCCGCCGTGCTTACGGGGTGCCGCCCACCCTGTACGCGCTGCCGTAGCGCCATGGCCTCGCCGGCTGGCCTGCCCGTCACGCTCTCCTCCCCAACTCTCATGACAGGGGCCGTCAGCGCCCCGACAGGAAGCAGGACGAAGACATGACCCTCACCACTGCAGCCCTGGCCCGGGAGGATGATGTGGATCCCGGGATCCGCCGTTTCGTCACCGCGCTGAACCACGGCTACGGCCAGTTCTCCGATTTCGACGCGCTGCCGCTGCCGGCGCGCCGGGCAGCCGCCGAGACGGTCCGGGCGCCGTGGCGCGCCGGCGGCCCTGCCATGCCCGAAACGCGCGAGACGGTGATCGCCGGGTGCCGCGCCCGGCTGCATTATCCGGTGGCGCGCGGGGCGGCGGCCCCGCTGCCGGCGATGCTCTACATTCACGGGGGCGGCTGGACGATGTTCAGCATCGACACGCATGACCGGCTGATGCGCGAATATGCCGCGCGCGCGGGCGTGGTGGTTATCGGGCTGGATTACAGCCTCTCGCCCGAGGCGCGCTATCCGGTGGCGCTGGCGGAGGTCGTGGAGGCGGTGCGCGCGCTGCGCCGGGATGCCGCCGGCCATGGCATCGATCCTGCTGCGCTGGCGATCGGCGGCGACTCCGCCGGCGCCAACCTGTCGGTCGCCGCCTGCCTGCGGCTGCGTGCGGAAGGTGATCCGCAGCCGCTCGCGATGCTGCTCAACTACGGCGCCTTCGATCCCGCCGAAACGCCCAGCTACGCGCGCTACGACGGCCCCGCCTACATGCTGACGGTGGCCGAGATGGACCGTTTCTGGGCCAACTATACCGGCGATGCCGGGCTGCTATCTGACCCGCTGGTCGCACCGCTGCGGGCGGATCTCGCCGGCCTGCCCCCGGCCTTTCTGGCGATCGCGGCGTGCGACATACTGGCCGACGCGAACCGGGCGATGGCGGCCCGGCTGGAGGCGCACGGCGTGCCCGTCGAAGCGCGGACCTACGCGGGCGCGACCCACAGCTTCCTTGAGGCGGTGTCGATCTCCGCACTGGCCGACCGGGCGCTGGACGAGGCGGCGCGCTGGCTCTCGTCCCGGCTGCACGGAACGGCGGCATGAGCTTCGCGCCGCGATCGCCGGCGGACATCGTCGCGCTGATCGGGGCACATCCGCTTGCTTGGGTAATATCGCGCGATTTCGATGCCACGCCGCTGCCGCTACTGGCGGAGTGCGATGCGGACGGGCGACTGGTATCGCTGTTCGGCCACTATGCCCGCCGCAACCCGCAGGTCGCCGCTTTCGAGCGGGATCCGGCCGCGCTGATCCTGTTCAGCGGGCCGCAGGGCTACGTCTCGCCGACGCTGGTGGCCAAACCGCACTGGGGCGCCACCTGGAACTACGCTGCCGTGCGCGTCACCGCCGAGATGGCGTTCGTGCCCGCCGAAACCGACGCCTCCGTCCGCCGGCTCGCGGCGCATCTGGAGCCGGAGGGCGGCTGGCGGGTGGAGGCGATGGGGGCGCGGTACGATCAGCTCGCCCGGCAGATCATCGCCTTCCGCGCGACGGTGACGGGCTGCGAGGCGACGTTCAAGCTGGGGCAGGACGAGGACGAAGACACCTTCGCCCAGATCGTCCGTGACCACCCCGACCGGGCACTCGCCCGCGCCATGCAGGATCAGGCCCCATGACGCTGACCCAACGTATCCTCGCGGCCCTCGTCGCCGGGTTGATTTTTGGGCTGCTGCTCACCCGCGCGGCGGAGGCGGCCGCGATCGTGACGCCCATAGCGGAGCTGATCGGCAAGGCCTGGGTCGGTGGCCTGCGCATTACCATCGTGCCGCTGGTGTTCGCCCTGATCGTCACCGGCATTGCGTCCGCCGCCGATGCGGCACGCGCGGGTGGCGTCGCTGGACGGGCGCTGCTGTTCATCGCGATCGGGCTGACCGCCTCCGCCGTGATATCGGGGCTGGTGGTGCAGGGGCTGCTGTCGATATGGCCCGTCCCTGCGGGTGCGATGCAGAGCCTGGGAATGGCCGGGGCGCTGCCGCCGCAGGCGACC encodes:
- a CDS encoding alpha/beta hydrolase — translated: MTLTTAALAREDDVDPGIRRFVTALNHGYGQFSDFDALPLPARRAAAETVRAPWRAGGPAMPETRETVIAGCRARLHYPVARGAAAPLPAMLYIHGGGWTMFSIDTHDRLMREYAARAGVVVIGLDYSLSPEARYPVALAEVVEAVRALRRDAAGHGIDPAALAIGGDSAGANLSVAACLRLRAEGDPQPLAMLLNYGAFDPAETPSYARYDGPAYMLTVAEMDRFWANYTGDAGLLSDPLVAPLRADLAGLPPAFLAIAACDILADANRAMAARLEAHGVPVEARTYAGATHSFLEAVSISALADRALDEAARWLSSRLHGTAA
- a CDS encoding FMN-binding negative transcriptional regulator, with product MSFAPRSPADIVALIGAHPLAWVISRDFDATPLPLLAECDADGRLVSLFGHYARRNPQVAAFERDPAALILFSGPQGYVSPTLVAKPHWGATWNYAAVRVTAEMAFVPAETDASVRRLAAHLEPEGGWRVEAMGARYDQLARQIIAFRATVTGCEATFKLGQDEDEDTFAQIVRDHPDRALARAMQDQAP